A portion of the Bosea sp. NBC_00550 genome contains these proteins:
- a CDS encoding ABC transporter substrate-binding protein has translation MKQTFFAAGLVASLAIAGAAPVSAQEPYKIGVSAGLTGYAATVDRAWRDGVELAAAAVNAKGGVMGRKIQVVVEDNRSEPQEAVTVYRKMLSSDKVDVFVSGCVSAGNFAAAGLLLRAKVPMMLCSILPQQAEHLPWAFTTLPPAGFEVDKRLEYLKEKTQVRKIAVLHDPTPYANLQKGVAERNAAKYGLEVVSVDQYKQDDADLSVQISKARSAGAGAILKIGLGGTTLTAAKNIKQLGADMLLLTSLEDLAVFGPVAEVLGDKFFFVASPSQVYEALPEGALKTNIKAFLDPWREKFKDRDPNWASRGWDGVMLTVAAIEKGKSIEGEKVRGAYEELTGFQGTTGIYNFRPDLHQGITENPFVLATIQSGKVKVVQ, from the coding sequence ATGAAGCAGACATTTTTTGCGGCGGGCCTCGTCGCAAGCCTGGCGATAGCCGGCGCCGCACCTGTCAGCGCACAGGAACCCTACAAGATCGGCGTCTCGGCCGGCCTGACCGGCTACGCAGCGACCGTCGACCGCGCCTGGCGCGACGGCGTCGAGCTGGCGGCTGCCGCGGTGAACGCCAAGGGCGGCGTGATGGGCCGCAAGATCCAGGTGGTTGTCGAGGACAACCGCTCGGAGCCTCAGGAAGCGGTGACCGTCTATCGAAAGATGCTCAGCTCCGACAAGGTCGATGTCTTTGTCAGCGGCTGTGTCTCGGCCGGCAATTTCGCGGCGGCGGGACTGTTGCTGCGGGCCAAGGTGCCGATGATGCTGTGCTCGATCCTGCCGCAGCAGGCCGAGCATCTGCCCTGGGCCTTCACCACCCTGCCGCCGGCCGGCTTCGAAGTCGACAAGCGCCTGGAATACCTCAAGGAAAAGACTCAAGTTCGCAAGATCGCGGTGCTGCACGACCCGACCCCCTACGCCAATCTCCAGAAAGGCGTGGCAGAGCGCAACGCGGCCAAATACGGCCTCGAGGTCGTCTCGGTCGATCAATACAAGCAGGACGATGCCGATCTGAGTGTCCAGATCAGCAAGGCGCGGTCTGCAGGTGCCGGCGCGATCCTGAAGATCGGGCTGGGCGGCACCACGCTCACCGCGGCCAAGAACATCAAGCAGCTCGGCGCTGACATGCTGCTGCTGACGAGCCTCGAGGACCTCGCCGTGTTCGGTCCGGTCGCAGAGGTTCTGGGCGACAAGTTCTTCTTCGTCGCCTCGCCCTCGCAGGTCTACGAGGCACTGCCGGAGGGCGCTCTCAAGACGAACATCAAGGCCTTCCTCGATCCCTGGCGCGAGAAATTCAAGGACCGCGACCCGAACTGGGCCTCGCGCGGCTGGGACGGCGTCATGCTGACCGTCGCCGCCATCGAGAAGGGCAAGTCCATCGAGGGCGAGAAGGTGCGCGGTGCCTATGAGGAGCTGACCGGCTTCCAAGGTACGACCGGCATCTACAACTTCCGGCCGGACCTGCACCAGGGCATTACCGAGAACCCCTTCGTGCTCGCCACCATCCAGAGCGGCAAGGTCAAGGTGGTGCAATGA
- a CDS encoding branched-chain amino acid ABC transporter permease: MVDWSYIPQVLVSGLGIGCVYGLIGIGFCVIYNASGIVNFAQGAFVMLGGMITHMLFARNGVPLPLAALIAIVAVALLGVAIERVVVRPLWNRKATMFVMILATLAAQIVLERLTLIAVGDQPKTLPVFTDRPPLMIGGVAIGFQLIWIVGGSVAIVGLLAAFFGLTKTGKAMRACSINREAAALQGIPVSRMLALAFALSAALGAIAGILITPTQYTAFNVGVPFAISGFIAAIVGGFGRPFGAFLGGLLLGLLQALAIVGFGAGLKNVAALSVLLLFLFIRPSGILGAAK; this comes from the coding sequence GTGGTTGACTGGTCCTACATCCCGCAGGTCCTGGTCAGCGGGCTGGGCATCGGCTGCGTCTACGGGCTGATCGGCATCGGCTTCTGCGTGATCTACAACGCCAGCGGCATCGTGAACTTCGCGCAGGGCGCGTTCGTAATGCTCGGCGGCATGATCACCCACATGCTGTTCGCCCGGAACGGCGTGCCCCTGCCGCTGGCCGCCCTGATCGCGATCGTGGCGGTCGCGCTGCTTGGTGTCGCCATTGAGCGGGTGGTGGTCCGGCCGCTCTGGAACCGCAAGGCGACGATGTTCGTCATGATCCTGGCGACGCTGGCCGCGCAGATCGTGCTGGAACGGCTCACCCTGATCGCGGTCGGAGACCAGCCCAAGACCCTGCCCGTCTTCACCGACCGGCCACCCCTGATGATCGGCGGTGTCGCGATCGGCTTCCAGCTGATCTGGATCGTCGGCGGGTCGGTCGCGATCGTGGGCTTGCTGGCCGCATTCTTCGGCCTCACCAAGACCGGCAAGGCGATGCGCGCCTGCTCGATCAACCGCGAGGCGGCGGCGCTGCAGGGCATACCGGTCTCGCGCATGCTGGCGCTGGCCTTCGCGCTGAGCGCAGCGCTCGGCGCCATCGCCGGCATCCTGATCACGCCGACGCAGTACACCGCCTTCAATGTCGGCGTGCCCTTCGCGATCAGCGGCTTCATCGCCGCGATCGTCGGCGGCTTCGGCCGGCCCTTCGGCGCCTTTCTGGGCGGGCTGCTGCTCGGCCTGCTCCAGGCGCTCGCCATCGTTGGCTTCGGCGCCGGATTGAAGAATGTCGCAGCGCTGTCGGTGTTGCTGCTGTTCCTGTTCATCCGCCCGTCGGGAATCCTCGGCGCCGCCAAATGA
- a CDS encoding cupin domain-containing protein has protein sequence MDIHKIDWSQIPWTPVRPGVDRKAFSGNAATVALHRLMPGHEPKPHSHPHEQIAYIVSGTIRFFIGGEEHLIGPGGLVVIPSNVEHWGEVVGDEPVINLDVFTPRRPEYA, from the coding sequence ATGGACATTCACAAGATCGACTGGAGCCAGATTCCGTGGACACCGGTGCGCCCGGGTGTAGACCGCAAGGCCTTCTCCGGTAATGCAGCGACGGTGGCGCTGCACCGGCTGATGCCTGGCCACGAGCCCAAACCGCACAGCCATCCCCATGAGCAGATCGCGTATATCGTCAGCGGCACCATCCGCTTCTTCATCGGCGGCGAGGAGCATCTGATCGGTCCCGGGGGGCTAGTCGTGATCCCATCGAATGTCGAGCATTGGGGCGAGGTCGTCGGCGATGAGCCGGTGATCAATCTTGATGTGTTCACGCCGCGCCGGCCCGAATACGCTTAA
- a CDS encoding branched-chain amino acid ABC transporter permease, giving the protein MTISPSITSPERRPFRLVGQLPWLFAVLVVGYAMFVGGYAATVVSFALIYAVFVTGLNLFMGFAAQVSFGQNAFAAIGGYLSAVLTATYGWSPLPAMALGIAAAVLAAAIVGYPALRLKGHYLAMGTLAIGLITYEITVEWQSVTQGYMGISGIPPFGIGPYEITSDRGQLILLSLVVAVSLFAAARIRRSRFGRALSAVAGSEEAAVALGIDVARYKLAAFLLSAGFAALAGSLFVHFVGFVSPEVFGLHMVIVTFTMLYVGGIGTVAGPLVGALIVSLLPETFRAFKDYQDLAYGAALILLLIYAPRGLASLFSPRGRS; this is encoded by the coding sequence ATGACGATCTCGCCCAGCATTACTTCGCCTGAACGGCGCCCGTTCAGGCTGGTCGGCCAGCTGCCCTGGCTCTTCGCCGTGCTCGTCGTCGGCTATGCCATGTTCGTCGGTGGCTATGCTGCGACCGTGGTCTCCTTCGCGCTCATCTATGCGGTCTTCGTCACCGGGCTGAACCTGTTCATGGGCTTCGCCGCGCAGGTTTCGTTCGGACAGAACGCCTTCGCCGCCATCGGCGGCTATCTATCCGCGGTGCTGACGGCGACCTATGGCTGGAGCCCTCTGCCCGCCATGGCGCTGGGCATTGCCGCCGCCGTCCTGGCCGCCGCGATCGTCGGATACCCCGCGCTCAGGCTCAAAGGCCACTACCTCGCCATGGGCACGCTGGCAATCGGGCTCATCACTTATGAGATCACGGTCGAATGGCAATCGGTGACCCAGGGCTATATGGGCATCTCCGGCATCCCGCCTTTCGGGATCGGTCCCTACGAAATCACCTCCGACCGTGGGCAGCTCATCCTGCTGTCGCTGGTCGTCGCCGTCAGTCTCTTCGCCGCCGCCCGCATCCGCCGCTCGCGCTTTGGCCGCGCACTATCCGCCGTGGCGGGCAGCGAGGAGGCGGCGGTCGCGCTCGGCATCGATGTCGCGCGCTACAAGCTCGCAGCCTTCCTGCTCTCGGCCGGTTTCGCGGCGCTGGCGGGCTCGCTCTTCGTCCATTTCGTTGGCTTCGTCAGCCCGGAGGTCTTCGGCCTGCACATGGTCATCGTCACCTTCACCATGCTCTATGTCGGCGGCATCGGCACGGTCGCCGGACCCTTAGTCGGGGCGCTGATCGTCAGCCTGCTGCCCGAGACGTTCCGTGCTTTCAAGGACTATCAGGACCTCGCCTATGGCGCAGCGCTGATCCTGCTGCTGATCTATGCGCCGCGCGGCCTCGCCAGCCTGTTTTCGCCGCGAGGTCGTTCATGA
- a CDS encoding tyrosine-type recombinase/integrase yields MDIQAHNQQPHQAWNLGRIIGPKPPLKPKHIWALRTRLQHEGRTRDLAMFNLAIDSKLRGCDLVRLRVADIVLGGTVRLRTAIVQQKTGRPVPFELTDSAREALTAWLRTRGSREDDWLFPSRSRQGDHITTRQYGRLLDSWVALIGLDPALYGTHSLRRTKVALIYKRTGNLRACQLLLGHTKLESTVRYLGIEVDDALLLSEQTDL; encoded by the coding sequence ATGGATATCCAGGCGCATAACCAACAGCCTCATCAGGCGTGGAACCTCGGTCGTATCATCGGACCGAAGCCGCCTCTGAAGCCAAAGCATATCTGGGCGTTGCGAACCCGACTTCAGCATGAGGGGCGGACCCGCGATCTCGCCATGTTCAATCTTGCGATCGACAGCAAGCTGCGCGGGTGCGATCTCGTTCGCCTTCGTGTCGCCGATATCGTCCTCGGAGGCACCGTTCGCCTCCGAACCGCAATCGTTCAGCAGAAGACGGGGCGGCCGGTACCATTCGAACTGACGGACTCAGCCCGCGAAGCGCTTACTGCCTGGCTTAGAACGCGAGGTTCCCGAGAAGACGACTGGCTTTTCCCGAGCCGTAGCCGGCAGGGCGATCACATTACAACGCGCCAGTACGGCCGCCTTCTGGACAGCTGGGTAGCGCTGATCGGATTGGATCCAGCGCTCTACGGGACGCACAGTCTCCGGCGAACGAAGGTTGCGCTGATCTATAAGCGCACGGGCAATCTACGCGCCTGCCAGCTTCTTCTAGGCCACACAAAACTGGAAAGCACCGTGCGCTACCTCGGTATCGAGGTCGACGACGCGCTTCTCCTTTCGGAGCAAACGGACCTATGA
- a CDS encoding hydantoinase/oxoprolinase family protein produces MTYSLAVDIGGTFTDIVLRDSRGGLSVDKTLTTHHDLLEGFFRGVDSVLGKAGVAADAVDGVVVHATTVVTNALIERKGLPTALVVTEGFRDVLSIRNEHRYDMYDPQIEFPEPLVTRELTFGLKERVLADGTVALAPSPQDIAELAAEIRASGARAVAICFLNSFANPDNEGLVAAALSRELNDVFICTSAEVAPQIREYQRASTATVNAYAMPISQPYLKRLSDRLRVEGFANTPLIMLSSGGVVGAETAGRNPVRMIESGPAAGALAACHYAELLGIDRLMSFDMGGTTAKACLIENRTPLITGLFEVDRRYRFREGSGLPVTVPSIDLIEIGAGGGSIAHVDDLGLLKVGPESAGSNPGPACYGRGGQNATVTDADLVLGLIDAENFLGGDMSLDKAACDGAIARLGDALGLNPVQAARGIYRIVTEAMASAARTHATDRGVDYRGLPLFAFGGAGPLHACGVADLLQSTSVIVPPQSSVLSAFGTLVTPVRLDLVRSDLTRVDQLDWARADRVIGELASEGLTALGESGCAASDVTILVGADMRYVGQQHEVTVIFETDPRQSRDSAALTAQFEAAYRTLYGVNPSHVPIELVTWRVVARGPLPHFDGQARAQIAAGAPKRHRAVHAWEDGQSVPVYERSALATGQTISGPAIIEERETTTALPPGWSATIDALGCIVATKG; encoded by the coding sequence ATGACCTATTCGCTGGCCGTCGATATCGGCGGCACCTTCACCGATATCGTATTGCGCGACTCCCGCGGGGGCTTGAGCGTCGACAAGACGCTGACCACGCATCACGACCTCTTGGAAGGCTTTTTCCGGGGCGTGGACTCCGTGCTGGGGAAGGCCGGCGTCGCCGCGGACGCGGTCGATGGCGTCGTGGTGCATGCCACCACGGTCGTCACCAATGCGCTTATCGAACGCAAGGGACTGCCGACGGCGCTCGTTGTCACCGAGGGTTTTCGCGATGTGCTGTCGATCCGCAACGAGCATCGCTACGACATGTACGATCCGCAGATCGAGTTTCCCGAGCCCCTGGTCACGCGCGAGCTGACTTTCGGGTTGAAAGAGCGCGTCCTGGCGGACGGCACGGTTGCGCTCGCGCCGAGCCCGCAAGACATTGCCGAACTCGCGGCGGAAATCCGGGCCAGCGGCGCGCGCGCCGTTGCGATCTGCTTCCTGAACAGCTTCGCGAATCCCGACAACGAGGGGCTGGTCGCGGCCGCCCTGTCGCGCGAGCTCAACGACGTCTTCATCTGCACCTCGGCCGAGGTCGCGCCGCAGATCCGTGAGTACCAGCGCGCCTCGACGGCGACCGTGAACGCCTATGCGATGCCGATCTCGCAGCCCTATCTCAAGCGCCTGAGCGACCGGCTGCGGGTCGAGGGCTTCGCGAACACCCCGCTGATCATGCTCTCCTCCGGCGGTGTTGTCGGGGCCGAGACGGCGGGCCGCAACCCGGTGCGGATGATCGAGAGCGGCCCGGCGGCCGGCGCGCTCGCAGCTTGCCACTATGCCGAACTCCTTGGCATCGACCGGCTGATGTCCTTCGACATGGGCGGCACCACCGCCAAGGCCTGCCTGATCGAGAACCGCACTCCGCTGATCACCGGGCTGTTCGAGGTCGACCGTCGCTACCGCTTCCGGGAGGGCAGCGGCCTGCCAGTCACCGTGCCCTCGATCGACCTGATCGAGATCGGCGCAGGCGGCGGCAGCATCGCCCATGTCGACGATCTAGGCCTGCTCAAGGTTGGTCCCGAAAGCGCGGGCTCCAATCCCGGCCCGGCCTGTTACGGCCGCGGTGGTCAAAACGCGACGGTCACCGATGCCGACCTCGTTCTGGGCCTGATCGACGCCGAGAACTTCCTGGGCGGCGACATGTCGCTCGACAAGGCGGCTTGCGATGGCGCGATAGCGCGGCTCGGCGATGCGCTCGGCCTCAATCCCGTGCAGGCGGCGCGGGGCATCTACCGCATCGTCACGGAGGCGATGGCTTCGGCGGCGCGCACCCATGCGACCGATCGTGGTGTCGACTATCGGGGTCTGCCGCTCTTCGCCTTCGGTGGCGCAGGCCCGCTTCACGCCTGCGGCGTTGCAGATCTACTCCAGAGCACAAGCGTGATCGTGCCACCGCAGTCCAGCGTGCTCTCCGCTTTCGGCACGCTGGTCACACCCGTCCGGCTCGATCTCGTGCGCAGCGACCTGACTCGGGTCGACCAGCTCGACTGGGCGCGTGCCGACCGCGTGATCGGCGAGCTCGCGAGCGAAGGACTGACGGCACTCGGCGAATCCGGCTGCGCCGCCTCCGACGTCACGATCCTTGTCGGCGCCGACATGCGCTATGTCGGCCAGCAGCATGAGGTCACGGTCATTTTCGAAACCGACCCGCGCCAGAGCCGCGACAGTGCAGCGCTGACTGCTCAGTTCGAGGCTGCCTATCGCACCCTCTACGGCGTCAACCCCTCGCATGTGCCGATCGAGCTCGTGACCTGGCGGGTCGTCGCGCGCGGCCCGCTGCCTCATTTCGACGGCCAGGCCAGAGCGCAGATCGCGGCCGGTGCGCCCAAGCGCCATCGCGCCGTTCATGCCTGGGAGGACGGCCAGTCCGTTCCAGTCTACGAGCGCTCGGCGCTCGCCACCGGCCAGACCATCTCTGGCCCTGCCATCATCGAGGAGCGCGAGACCACCACCGCGCTGCCGCCCGGCTGGAGCGCGACGATCGACGCGCTCGGCTGCATCGTTGCCACGAAAGGCTGA
- a CDS encoding ABC transporter ATP-binding protein, with protein MSLAVAAKADASTAAPMASTAPAILAATGLSARYGHIHALHGIDLHIGEGELVAVLGPNGAGKSTLLRAIMGLSANDGEVRFRGEALPRRDPVAVASRGIVLVPEGRGLFAPMSVSDNLELGAYRLRDKAEFARRRERVLTLFPRLKERLGQAAGSMSGGEQQMLALGRALMSGPRLLLLDEPSLGLAPRVTGEILETLGLLNREGLAIVLVEQKAPLALELASRVYLLSLGRIVAELDPRDITSHDDLAQHYFA; from the coding sequence ATGAGCCTCGCCGTCGCGGCCAAGGCCGATGCGAGCACCGCCGCGCCGATGGCGAGCACGGCTCCGGCGATCCTGGCTGCGACCGGCCTGTCGGCACGCTACGGCCATATCCATGCGTTGCATGGGATCGACCTGCACATCGGCGAGGGCGAGCTCGTCGCCGTTCTCGGGCCCAACGGTGCCGGCAAGTCGACCTTGCTGCGCGCGATCATGGGGCTCTCCGCCAATGACGGGGAGGTCCGCTTCCGGGGCGAGGCGCTGCCTCGGCGTGATCCTGTCGCGGTTGCATCGCGCGGCATCGTGCTGGTGCCGGAGGGGCGCGGCCTGTTCGCGCCGATGAGCGTCTCCGACAATCTCGAACTCGGCGCCTATCGCCTGCGCGACAAGGCCGAGTTCGCCCGACGGCGCGAGCGCGTGCTGACGCTGTTCCCGCGCCTCAAGGAACGGCTCGGCCAGGCCGCGGGCTCGATGTCCGGTGGCGAGCAGCAGATGCTCGCGCTCGGCCGTGCGCTGATGTCCGGTCCGAGACTTCTGCTGCTGGACGAGCCCTCGCTCGGCCTCGCGCCGCGCGTCACCGGGGAGATCCTGGAGACGCTCGGCCTCCTGAACCGCGAAGGGCTGGCGATCGTGCTGGTCGAGCAGAAGGCGCCGCTGGCGCTTGAACTCGCCTCCCGCGTCTACCTGCTCTCGCTCGGGCGCATCGTCGCCGAACTCGATCCGCGTGACATCACCTCCCATGACGATCTCGCCCAGCATTACTTCGCCTGA
- a CDS encoding ABC transporter ATP-binding protein: MSRLRLEGVTRRFGGLVAVDNVSFEVPTEGVTAIIGPNGAGKTTLFNLIAGSLPPSAGRILFEGADITGRPPAAIAAAGLVRTFQLVKLFDDLSVLDNVKVGCHLRGSAGLFGALLRPASAREEEAAVDARARELLAFAGLSAFADEPAFGLPYGRQRMLELARAMAAGPRLILLDEPAAGLNTEESAALAQIVRRIAEEGTSVLLIEHDMTLVMNTADRVVVVDFGRKIAEGTPAEVRANPTVIAAYLGTGKPATDAASATPDVQETARG, from the coding sequence ATGAGCCGGCTTCGCCTGGAAGGCGTGACGCGCCGTTTCGGCGGGCTGGTCGCGGTCGACAACGTCTCGTTCGAGGTGCCCACGGAGGGTGTCACGGCTATCATTGGCCCGAACGGCGCCGGCAAGACGACGCTGTTCAACCTGATCGCGGGCTCCCTGCCGCCCAGCGCTGGCCGCATCCTGTTCGAAGGCGCCGACATCACCGGCCGCCCCCCGGCCGCTATCGCCGCAGCCGGACTGGTCAGAACCTTCCAGCTGGTCAAGTTGTTCGACGATCTCAGCGTGCTCGACAACGTCAAGGTCGGCTGCCATCTGCGGGGCAGCGCGGGCCTGTTCGGGGCACTGCTGCGGCCTGCCTCTGCCCGCGAGGAAGAGGCGGCAGTCGATGCACGGGCGCGCGAGCTGCTTGCCTTCGCCGGGCTGTCGGCCTTTGCGGACGAGCCTGCTTTCGGCCTGCCTTATGGCCGCCAGCGTATGCTCGAGCTCGCACGGGCCATGGCTGCGGGGCCGCGGCTCATCCTGCTCGATGAGCCAGCGGCCGGCCTCAACACTGAGGAATCGGCCGCGCTGGCACAGATCGTCCGCCGCATCGCCGAGGAGGGCACCAGCGTCCTCCTGATCGAGCACGACATGACACTGGTGATGAATACGGCCGACCGCGTCGTGGTGGTCGATTTCGGCCGCAAGATCGCCGAGGGCACGCCCGCCGAGGTGCGCGCCAACCCGACCGTGATCGCGGCCTATCTCGGCACGGGCAAGCCTGCCACGGATGCGGCTTCGGCAACGCCCGACGTTCAGGAGACGGCCCGTGGTTGA
- a CDS encoding IclR family transcriptional regulator, with the protein MSTDLPKAAGKPPPAGTSTLDLALHAVEYLVQQSRPASLAQIAEALSASKATIYRHLVTLQRHGFVRQDPETGRYDAGIKLVVLGESLRQRFDIVSAAREELMTLRDRTGQAVTVCAAVDDELIVLELIQGRTLIEFATRPGTRLAFHASAHGKIWLTFGPQQRATAIANGPLEAWTPATIVSRDALIADLDAVRARGWATAPDEVITGVNTLAAPVFDHRKLLVGSIAIVGATQFIPPVPDPEQIREVVGSAARISRGLTWKD; encoded by the coding sequence TTGTCGACGGATTTGCCAAAAGCTGCGGGGAAGCCTCCGCCTGCCGGCACCAGCACGCTCGATCTCGCACTTCACGCGGTCGAGTATCTGGTGCAGCAGAGCCGCCCGGCTTCGCTGGCCCAGATCGCCGAGGCGCTCTCCGCGTCGAAGGCGACGATCTATCGGCACTTGGTAACGCTGCAGCGCCACGGCTTCGTGCGGCAGGATCCGGAAACGGGCCGCTATGACGCCGGCATCAAGCTGGTCGTGCTGGGCGAGTCGCTGCGTCAGCGCTTCGACATCGTCAGCGCCGCGCGCGAGGAACTGATGACCTTGCGCGACCGCACCGGCCAAGCCGTGACGGTCTGCGCTGCGGTCGATGACGAGCTTATCGTCCTCGAACTGATCCAGGGGCGTACGCTCATCGAATTTGCCACGAGGCCGGGCACGCGGCTCGCCTTCCATGCCAGCGCGCACGGCAAGATCTGGCTCACCTTCGGTCCCCAGCAGCGCGCGACCGCCATCGCCAACGGTCCGCTCGAGGCCTGGACGCCGGCGACGATCGTCTCGCGAGATGCGCTGATCGCCGATCTCGATGCCGTCCGCGCCCGCGGCTGGGCGACGGCGCCCGACGAGGTGATCACCGGCGTCAACACGCTGGCCGCACCCGTCTTCGACCACCGCAAGCTTCTCGTCGGCTCGATCGCCATCGTCGGTGCGACGCAGTTCATTCCGCCCGTTCCCGATCCCGAACAGATCCGTGAGGTCGTCGGCAGCGCCGCACGTATCTCGCGTGGCTTGACCTGGAAAGACTGA
- a CDS encoding hydantoinase B/oxoprolinase family protein, with protein sequence MDGVELEILWSNLIGIVNERAKALQRIAFSPIVREAGDLACALFDRRGRMVAQANTGTPGHINSLAIAGAHLVRLFERRCEPGDVLITNDPWLSAGHFFDITILTPIFDGAKLLAYIGSTIHHTDIGGYGIGAGARDVHEEGLWIPPLKLYERGKPSEMLHDIIRRNVRTPDAVFGDLSAQVSSGEAAAEHLITLCERYGINDIEGLSDEIINRSEEATRNAIRKLKPGTYHGEAVFDVPGGEVITLKTAVTVDAENGSIIVDFDGSSPQTTTGINVVLNYTHAYSTFAIRSCLNPDLPNNAGSLAPIEVRAPVGSIINCAYPAPVNARHVVGMYVPMPILKALHQVMPERVLAEGSGAVWTIQIQGRKASGEPFTSSMFNYSGGMGARAGKPGPSATCYPTGVAAVPIEILEATMPIVFDRKELRPGSGGKGRMQGGDGQIIQFHMHTDHAWLLNAVPSRLERGPDGIDGGLSGAPGRFLVNGKPVSEAKKLTMQAGDVVLLETPGGGGYGKPTA encoded by the coding sequence ATGGACGGAGTTGAACTCGAAATCCTCTGGTCGAACCTCATCGGTATCGTAAACGAGCGGGCCAAGGCGCTGCAACGCATCGCCTTCAGCCCGATCGTGCGCGAAGCCGGCGACCTCGCCTGCGCTCTGTTCGACCGGCGCGGGCGCATGGTGGCGCAGGCCAATACCGGTACGCCCGGCCACATAAACTCGCTCGCCATCGCCGGCGCGCATCTCGTGCGCCTGTTCGAGAGGCGTTGTGAGCCAGGCGACGTGCTGATCACCAATGATCCCTGGCTCTCGGCCGGGCATTTCTTCGACATCACCATCCTGACGCCGATCTTCGACGGCGCGAAGCTGCTCGCCTATATCGGCTCGACCATCCACCACACCGATATCGGCGGCTACGGCATCGGCGCCGGCGCCCGCGACGTGCATGAGGAAGGCCTCTGGATCCCGCCACTCAAGCTCTATGAGCGTGGCAAGCCGAGCGAGATGCTGCACGACATCATCCGCCGCAACGTGCGCACGCCCGATGCCGTCTTCGGGGACCTCTCGGCGCAGGTTTCCTCAGGCGAGGCGGCGGCCGAGCACCTGATCACGTTGTGCGAACGCTATGGCATCAACGACATCGAGGGCTTGTCGGACGAGATCATCAACCGCTCGGAAGAAGCGACGCGCAATGCGATCCGCAAGCTCAAGCCCGGCACCTATCACGGCGAGGCCGTCTTCGACGTGCCCGGCGGCGAGGTCATTACGCTGAAGACCGCCGTCACCGTCGATGCCGAGAACGGCTCGATCATCGTCGATTTCGACGGGTCGTCCCCGCAGACGACCACCGGCATCAACGTGGTGCTGAACTACACGCACGCCTATTCGACCTTCGCGATCCGCTCCTGCCTCAATCCGGATCTGCCGAACAACGCCGGGTCGCTGGCGCCGATCGAGGTGCGCGCGCCGGTCGGCTCGATCATCAACTGCGCCTATCCGGCGCCGGTCAATGCGCGCCATGTCGTGGGCATGTATGTGCCGATGCCGATCCTGAAGGCGCTGCATCAGGTCATGCCGGAGCGCGTGCTGGCGGAAGGCTCAGGCGCGGTCTGGACCATCCAGATCCAGGGTCGCAAGGCGAGCGGCGAGCCCTTCACCTCGTCGATGTTCAACTATTCCGGCGGCATGGGTGCGCGCGCCGGCAAGCCGGGCCCCAGCGCGACCTGCTATCCCACTGGCGTCGCGGCGGTCCCGATCGAAATCCTCGAAGCAACGATGCCGATCGTCTTCGACCGCAAGGAGCTGCGTCCAGGCTCGGGCGGCAAGGGCCGGATGCAGGGGGGGGACGGCCAGATCATCCAGTTCCACATGCACACCGACCATGCCTGGCTGCTCAATGCCGTGCCGAGCCGACTCGAACGGGGTCCGGACGGCATCGATGGCGGGCTGTCGGGTGCGCCGGGCCGCTTCCTCGTCAACGGCAAACCCGTCAGCGAGGCCAAAAAGCTGACGATGCAGGCCGGCGATGTCGTGCTGCTCGAGACGCCCGGCGGAGGAGGCTACGGCAAGCCGACAGCCTGA